A single genomic interval of Camelina sativa cultivar DH55 chromosome 11, Cs, whole genome shotgun sequence harbors:
- the LOC104725662 gene encoding protein LOW PSII ACCUMULATION 2, chloroplastic-like, whose amino-acid sequence MALQIHSSCTLASRPYHLHRLLSTRNPNFAIKCQNPQIETEDPAQPKNSSSSSGVGFGSPAKKLSAADTSGNNKKGKGKRVVNRRAPVEKPVFMSEEGAAKAEEQRQNENAFLLTWLGLGIVILIEGLTLAASGFLPEELDKFFVKYVYPVFTPSVVLFVAGTTAYGVLKYIQNEKMKGQE is encoded by the exons atggcgCTACAAATCCACTCTTCGTGTACCTTGGCCTCGAGACcttatcatcttcatcgtctCTTGAGtaccagaaaccctaatttcgcaATCAAATgtcaaaatccccaaatcgaaaCGGAGGATCCAGCTCAACCGAAGAATTCTTCAAGCTCTTCCGGCGTAGGGTTCGGTTCTCCGGCTAAGAAACTGAGTGCGGCGGATACATCTGGGAATAATAAGAAAGGGAAAGGGAAGAGAGTGGTGAATCGGCGTGCTCCGGTGGAGAAACCGGTGTTTATGAGCGAAGAAGGAGCGGCGAAAGCAGAGGAGCAGAGACAGAACGAGAACGCGTTTCTTCTTACTTGGCTTGGGCTTGGTATCGTCATCCTCATCGAAGGACTCACACTAGCCGCTTCAG GTTTCCTCCCCGAAGAGTTGGATAAGTTTTTTGTGAAGTATGTGTATCCAGTGTTCACTCCGTCGGTTGTATTATTTGTGGCTGGGACAACTGCATATGGAGTTCTTAAGTACATACAGAATGAGAAAATGAAGGGTCAAGAGTGA
- the LOC104725664 gene encoding protein EXORDIUM-like 3: protein MHSVPVILTLTVLTVLLTSPAQVIGYRPYPPKTNGSDQIFGSSKKFEGSSNLVRLRYHMGPVLTNNITVHPIWYGTWQKSQKKIIREFINSISAVGSKHPSVSGWWKTVQLYTDQTGSNITGTVRLGEEKNDRFYSHGKSLTRLSIQSVIKSAVGSRYRPLPVNPKSGLYLLLTADDVYVQDFCGQVCGFHYFTFPSIVGFTLPYAWVGNSAKLCPGVCAYPFAVPEYIPGLKPVKSPNGDIGVDGMISVIAHEIAELATNPLVNAWYAGPDPVAPVEIADLCEGIYGTGGGGSYTGQMLNDHRGATYNVNGIRRRYLIQWLWSHVVSYCTGPNALD from the coding sequence atgcattcAGTTCCGGTGATCCTCACCCTCACAGTACTTACGGTGCTCTTAACATCACCGGCGCAAGTTATCGGATACCGTCCATACCCACCTAAAACCAACGGCTCCGATCAAATCTTCGGCTCTTCTAAAAAATTCGAAGGCTCATCAAACCTCGTTCGCCTCCGTTACCACATGGGTCCTGTCCTAACCAACAACATCACCGTCCACCCAATCTGGTACGGCACGTGGCAAAAATCCCAGAAAAAAATCATCCGCGAGTTCATCAACTCTATCTCAGCCGTTGGATCCAAACACCCTTCTGTCTCCGGTTGGTGGAAAACCGTACAGCTTTACACTGACCAAACCGGATCTAACATTACCGGTACGGTTCGTCTCGGCGAGGAAAAAAACGACCGGTTTTATTCTCACGGCAAATCGTTAACCCGGTTATCGATTCAGTCCGTGATCAAATCAGCCGTCGGTTCTAGATATCGGCCGTTGCCGGTTAATCCCAAAAGCGGTTTGTATCTTCTCCTCACCGCCGATGATGTCTACGTCCAAGATTTTTGCGGCCAGGTCTGTGGATTCCACTACTTCACGTTCCCGTCGATCGTCGGATTCACGTTACCGTACGCTTGGGTTGGGAACTCGGCGAAGCTTTGTCCCGGAGTCTGTGCTTATCCGTTCGCCGTACCGGAGTATATACCGGGATTAAAACCGGTTAAATCGCCGAACGGTGATATCGGAGTAGATGGGATGATAAGTGTGATTGCTCACGAGATTGCTGAACTGGCGACGAACCCTTTGGTTAACGCTTGGTACGCAGGACCCGACCCGGTGGCTCCGGTCGAGATAGCGGATCTTTGTGAGGGTATTTATGGAACAGGAGGTGGTGGTTCGTACACAGGACAGATGTTGAACGATCATCGTGGTGCCACGTATAATGTAAATGGGATCCGACGGCGGTATTTGATCCAGTGGTTATGGAGCCACGTGGTTAGTTACTGTACCGGACCCAATGCGCTTGATTAG
- the LOC104725665 gene encoding probable leucine-rich repeat receptor-like protein kinase At2g33170 isoform X1: MTATQMLLHLLLLPLLFVYFSSLIGAEPTTDELQTLMEVKTELDPEDKHLASWSIRGDLCKDFEGVGCDWKGQVSNISLQGKGLSGKISPNIAKLKHLTGLFLHYNALVGDIPRELGNLSELTDLYLNVNNLSGEIPPNFGKMQGLQVLQLCYNNLTGSIPRELGSLSKLSVLALQSNKLTGAIPASIGDLSALERLDLSYNHLFGSVPGKLANPPLLRVLDIRNNSLTGSVPPVLKRLNEGFAFDNNLGLCGAEFPSLNSCNGTAHVGAKPFGATVTDVPSRDIPQSATLRLPCNGTNCNAPPKSHQGAILIGLVVSTIALSAVSILLFTHYRRRKQKLSTSYEMSDTRPNNSVRGGFRKNSGSPLASLEYTHGWDPLSDNRNLSVFAQEVIQSFRFNLEEVETATQYFSEVNLLGKSNFSATYKGILRDGSAVAIKRLSKTSCKSEEPEFLKGLTMLTSLKHENLARLRGFCCSRGRGECFIIYDFAPNGNLLSYLDLKDGDTHVLDWSTRVSIAKGIAKGISYLHSYKGSKPALVHQNISAEKVLIDQRYNPLLSNSGLHTLLTNDIVFSALKDSAAMGYLAPEYITTGRFTEKTDVYAFGVLVFQIISGKQKVRHLVKLGTEACRFNDYIDPNLQGRFFEYEATKLARIAWLCTHESPIERPSVEAVVHELGNCSSCL; the protein is encoded by the exons atgacgGCGACACAAATGCTGCTTCATCTTCTACTCCTCCCACTTCTCTTCGTTTACTTCAGTAGCCTAATCGGAGCAGAGCCCACCACCGACGAGTTACAGACATTGATGGAGGTTAAAACAGAGCTTGACCCAGAAGACAAACACTTAGCTTCATGGAGCATTCGTGGAGATCTATGTAAAGACTTTGAAGGCGTTGGTTGTGATTGGAAAGGACAAGTTTCTAACATTTCTCTACAAGGGAAAGGCTTGTCTGGTAAAATCTCTCCGAACATTGCGAAGCTCAAACATTTGACTGGTTTGTTCTTGCATTACAATGCTCTTGTCGGAGATATCCCTAGAGAACTTGGTAACTTGTCGGAGCTTACGGATCTTTATCTCAATGTTAATAACCTCTCCGGTGAGATTCCTCCAAACTTTGGGAAGATGCAAGGCTTGcaag TTTTGCAGCTCTGTTACAACAATTTGACAGGAAGCATTCCAAGGGAGCTTGGTTCACTGAGCAAGCTCAGTGTTCTTGCTCTTCAATCTAACAAACTCACGGGAGCTATACCCGCGAGTATAGGGGATTTAAGTGCTCTAGAGCGGCTAGATTTGAGCTACAATCACTTGTTTGGTTCTGTACCTGGCAAGTTAGCTAACCCTCCTCTGCTTCGAGTTCTCGACATCCGCAACAACTCTCTCACTGGCAGTGTACCTCCTG TACTGAAGAGACTTAATGAAGGTTTTGCTTTTGATAACAACTTGGGGTTATGTGGAGCTGAGTTCCCCTCTTTGAATTCTTGCAATGGCACCGCTCATGTTGGAGCCAAGCCATTCGGTGCAACTGTGACCGATGTTCCATCCCGAGATATACCGCAATCAGCTACTCTCCGGTTACCTTGTAATGGAACAAACTGTAATGCTCCTCCAAAATCTCACCAAGGTGCAATCCTTATTGGTTTGGTTGTCTCGACCATTGCCTTGTCTGCTGTTAGCATCCTCTTGTTCACGCATTATCGTAGACGCAAACAGAAGCTTTCAACCTCTTATGAAATGTCGGACACCAGGCCCAACAACTCCGTAAGAGGAGGCTTTAGGAAGAACAGTGGTTCTCCATTAGCTAGTCTTGAATATACCCATGGTTGGGATCCACTTTCAGACAATAGGAACCTCAGTGTCTTTGCTCAAGAAGTTATCCAGAGCTTTAGATTCAATCTTGAAGAGGTTGAAACCGCTACACAGTATTTCTCAGAAGTGAATTTGCTTGGAAAAAGCAACTTCTCAGCGACTTACAAAGGAATCTTGAGAG ATGGCTCTGCTGTGGCGATCAAACGGTTGAGTAAAACCAGTTGCAAATCCGAAGAACCTGAGTTCTTGAAAGGGCTCACCATGTTGACGTCTCTGAAACATGAAAACTTGGCAAGACTTAGAGGTTTCTGCTGTTCAAGAGGCCGTGGAGAATGCTTTATCATCTATGATTTTGCTCCCAATGGTAATCTACTGAGCTATCTTGATCTCAAAGATGGTGATACACATGTTCTTGATTGGTCCACAAGAGTCTCCATAGCCAAAGGCATCGCAAAAG GGATTTCTTATCTACATTCATACAAAGGAAGCAAACCCGCATTAGTTCATCAAAACATCTCAGCGGAGAAGGTTCTAATCGACCAACGATACAATCCACTGCTCTCAAACTCAGGTCTCCACACGCTTCTGACAAACGACATTGTCTTCTCTGCACTCAAAGACAGTGCAGCAATGGGCTATCTCGCTCCAGAATACATCACAACAGGACGTTTCACCGAGAAAACCGATGTCTACGCTTTCGGGGTTCTTGTGTTTCAGATCATCTCTGGGAAACAGAAGGTTAGGCATCTTGTTAAGCTTGGAACTGAAGCTTGTAGGTTCAATGATTACATCGATCCAAATCTTCAAGGAAGGTTCTTTGAATACGAAGCCACAAAGCTAGCTAGAATCGCGTGGCTATGCACTCATGAATCTCCCATTGAAAGACCATCCGTGGAAGCTGTTGTTCATGAGCTCGGGAACTGTAGTAGCTGTCTTTGA
- the LOC104725665 gene encoding probable leucine-rich repeat receptor-like protein kinase At2g33170 isoform X3, translated as MTATQMLLHLLLLPLLFVYFSSLIGAEPTTDELQTLMEVKTELDPEDKHLASWSIRGDLCKDFEGVGCDWKGQVSNISLQGKGLSGKISPNIAKLKHLTGLFLHYNALVGDIPRELGNLSELTDLYLNVNNLSGEIPPNFGKMQGLQVLQLCYNNLTGSIPRELGSLSKLSVLALQSNKLTGAIPASIGDLSALERLDLSYNHLFGSVPGKLANPPLLRVLDIRNNSLTGSVPPVLKRLNEGFAFDNNLGLCGAEFPSLNSCNGTAHVGAKPFGATVTDVPSRDIPQSATLRLPCNGTNCNAPPKSHQGAILIGLVVSTIALSAVSILLFTHYRRRKQKLSTSYEMSDTRPNNSVRGGFRKNSGSPLASLEYTHGWDPLSDNRNLSVFAQEVIQSFRFNLEEVETATQYFSEVNLLGKSNFSATYKGILRDGSAVAIKRLSKTSCKSEEPEFLKGLTMLTSLKHENLARLRGFCCSRGRGECFIIYDFAPNGNLLSYLDLKDGDTHVLDWSTRVSIAKGIAKGISYLHSYKGSKPALVHQNISAEKVLIDQRYNPLLSNSGLHTLLTNDIVFSALKDSAAMGYLAPEYITTGRFTEKTDVYAFGVLVFQIISGKQKVRHLVKLGTEACRFNDYIDPNLQGRFFEYEATKLARIAWLCTHESPIERPSVEAVVHELGNCSSCL; from the exons atgacgGCGACACAAATGCTGCTTCATCTTCTACTCCTCCCACTTCTCTTCGTTTACTTCAGTAGCCTAATCGGAGCAGAGCCCACCACCGACGAGTTACAGACATTGATGGAGGTTAAAACAGAGCTTGACCCAGAAGACAAACACTTAGCTTCATGGAGCATTCGTGGAGATCTATGTAAAGACTTTGAAGGCGTTGGTTGTGATTGGAAAGGACAAGTTTCTAACATTTCTCTACAAGGGAAAGGCTTGTCTGGTAAAATCTCTCCGAACATTGCGAAGCTCAAACATTTGACTGGTTTGTTCTTGCATTACAATGCTCTTGTCGGAGATATCCCTAGAGAACTTGGTAACTTGTCGGAGCTTACGGATCTTTATCTCAATGTTAATAACCTCTCCGGTGAGATTCCTCCAAACTTTGGGAAGATGCAAGGCTTGcaag TTTTGCAGCTCTGTTACAACAATTTGACAGGAAGCATTCCAAGGGAGCTTGGTTCACTGAGCAAGCTCAGTGTTCTTGCTCTTCAATCTAACAAACTCACGGGAGCTATACCCGCGAGTATAGGGGATTTAAGTGCTCTAGAGCGGCTAGATTTGAGCTACAATCACTTGTTTGGTTCTGTACCTGGCAAGTTAGCTAACCCTCCTCTGCTTCGAGTTCTCGACATCCGCAACAACTCTCTCACTGGCAGTGTACCTCCTG TACTGAAGAGACTTAATGAAGGTTTTGCTTTTGATAACAACTTGGGGTTATGTGGAGCTGAGTTCCCCTCTTTGAATTCTTGCAATGGCACCGCTCATGTTGGAGCCAAGCCATTCGGTGCAACTGTGACCGATGTTCCATCCCGAGATATACCGCAATCAGCTACTCTCCGGTTACCTTGTAATGGAACAAACTGTAATGCTCCTCCAAAATCTCACCAAGGTGCAATCCTTATTGGTTTGGTTGTCTCGACCATTGCCTTGTCTGCTGTTAGCATCCTCTTGTTCACGCATTATCGTAGACGCAAACAGAAGCTTTCAACCTCTTATGAAATGTCGGACACCAGGCCCAACAACTCCGTAAGAGGAGGCTTTAGGAAGAACAGTGGTTCTCCATTAGCTAGTCTTGAATATACCCATGGTTGGGATCCACTTTCAGACAATAGGAACCTCAGTGTCTTTGCTCAAGAAGTTATCCAGAGCTTTAGATTCAATCTTGAAGAGGTTGAAACCGCTACACAGTATTTCTCAGAAGTGAATTTGCTTGGAAAAAGCAACTTCTCAGCGACTTACAAAGGAATCTTGAGAGATGGCTCTGCTGTGGCGATCAAACGGTTGAGTAAAACCAGTTGCAAATCCGAAGAACCTGAGTTCTTGAAAGGGCTCACCATGTTGACGTCTCTGAAACATGAAAACTTGGCAAGACTTAGAGGTTTCTGCTGTTCAAGAGGCCGTGGAGAATGCTTTATCATCTATGATTTTGCTCCCAATGGTAATCTACTGAGCTATCTTGATCTCAAAGATGGTGATACACATGTTCTTGATTGGTCCACAAGAGTCTCCATAGCCAAAGGCATCGCAAAAG GGATTTCTTATCTACATTCATACAAAGGAAGCAAACCCGCATTAGTTCATCAAAACATCTCAGCGGAGAAGGTTCTAATCGACCAACGATACAATCCACTGCTCTCAAACTCAGGTCTCCACACGCTTCTGACAAACGACATTGTCTTCTCTGCACTCAAAGACAGTGCAGCAATGGGCTATCTCGCTCCAGAATACATCACAACAGGACGTTTCACCGAGAAAACCGATGTCTACGCTTTCGGGGTTCTTGTGTTTCAGATCATCTCTGGGAAACAGAAGGTTAGGCATCTTGTTAAGCTTGGAACTGAAGCTTGTAGGTTCAATGATTACATCGATCCAAATCTTCAAGGAAGGTTCTTTGAATACGAAGCCACAAAGCTAGCTAGAATCGCGTGGCTATGCACTCATGAATCTCCCATTGAAAGACCATCCGTGGAAGCTGTTGTTCATGAGCTCGGGAACTGTAGTAGCTGTCTTTGA
- the LOC104725665 gene encoding probable leucine-rich repeat receptor-like protein kinase At2g33170 isoform X2 — protein sequence MTATQMLLHLLLLPLLFVYFSSLIGAEPTTDELQTLMEVKTELDPEDKHLASWSIRGDLCKDFEGVGCDWKGQVSNISLQGKGLSGKISPNIAKLKHLTGLFLHYNALVGDIPRELGNLSELTDLYLNVNNLSGEIPPNFGKMQGLQVLQLCYNNLTGSIPRELGSLSKLSVLALQSNKLTGAIPASIGDLSALERLDLSYNHLFGSVPGKLANPPLLRVLDIRNNSLTGSVPPVLKRLNEGFAFDNNLGLCGAEFPSLNSCNGTAHVGAKPFGATVTDVPSRDIPQSATLRLPCNGTNCNAPPKSHQGAILIGLVVSTIALSAVSILLFTHYRRRKQKLSTSYEMSDTRPNNSVRGGFRKNSGSPLASLEYTHGWDPLSDNRNLSVFAQEVIQSFRFNLEEVETATQYFSEVNLLGKSNFSATYKGILRDGSAVAIKRLSKTSCKSEEPEFLKGLTMLTSLKHENLARLRGFCCSRGRGECFIIYDFAPNGNLLSYLDLKDGDTHVLDWSTRVSIAKGIAKGISYLHSYKGSKPALVHQNISAEKVLIDQRYNPLLSNSGLHTLLTNDIVFSALKDSAAMGYLAPEYITTGRFTEKTDVYAFGVLVFQIISGKQKVRHLVKLGTEACRFNDYIDPNLQGRFFEYEATKLARIAWLCTHESPIERPSVEAVVHELGNCSSCL from the exons atgacgGCGACACAAATGCTGCTTCATCTTCTACTCCTCCCACTTCTCTTCGTTTACTTCAGTAGCCTAATCGGAGCAGAGCCCACCACCGACGAGTTACAGACATTGATGGAGGTTAAAACAGAGCTTGACCCAGAAGACAAACACTTAGCTTCATGGAGCATTCGTGGAGATCTATGTAAAGACTTTGAAGGCGTTGGTTGTGATTGGAAAGGACAAGTTTCTAACATTTCTCTACAAGGGAAAGGCTTGTCTGGTAAAATCTCTCCGAACATTGCGAAGCTCAAACATTTGACTGGTTTGTTCTTGCATTACAATGCTCTTGTCGGAGATATCCCTAGAGAACTTGGTAACTTGTCGGAGCTTACGGATCTTTATCTCAATGTTAATAACCTCTCCGGTGAGATTCCTCCAAACTTTGGGAAGATGCAAGGCTTGcaag TTTTGCAGCTCTGTTACAACAATTTGACAGGAAGCATTCCAAGGGAGCTTGGTTCACTGAGCAAGCTCAGTGTTCTTGCTCTTCAATCTAACAAACTCACGGGAGCTATACCCGCGAGTATAGGGGATTTAAGTGCTCTAGAGCGGCTAGATTTGAGCTACAATCACTTGTTTGGTTCTGTACCTGGCAAGTTAGCTAACCCTCCTCTGCTTCGAGTTCTCGACATCCGCAACAACTCTCTCACTGGCAGTGTACCTCCTG TACTGAAGAGACTTAATGAAGGTTTTGCTTTTGATAACAACTTGGGGTTATGTGGAGCTGAGTTCCCCTCTTTGAATTCTTGCAATGGCACCGCTCATGTTGGAGCCAAGCCATTCGGTGCAACTGTGACCGATGTTCCATCCCGAGATATACCGCAATCAGCTACTCTCCGGTTACCTTGTAATGGAACAAACTGTAATGCTCCTCCAAAATCTCACCAAGGTGCAATCCTTATTGGTTTGGTTGTCTCGACCATTGCCTTGTCTGCTGTTAGCATCCTCTTGTTCACGCATTATCGTAGACGCAAACAGAAGCTTTCAACCTCTTATGAAATGTCGGACACCAGGCCCAACAACTCCGTAAGAGGAGGCTTTAGGAAGAACAGTGGTTCTCCATTAGCTAGTCTTGAATATACCCATGGTTGGGATCCACTTTCAGACAATAGGAACCTCAGTGTCTTTGCTCAAGAAGTTATCCAGAGCTTTAGATTCAATCTTGAAGAGGTTGAAACCGCTACACAGTATTTCTCAGAAGTGAATTTGCTTGGAAAAAGCAACTTCTCAGCGACTTACAAAGGAATCTTGAGAGATGGCTCTGCTGTGGCGATCAAACGGTTGAGTAAAACCAGTTGCAAATCCGAAGAACCTGAGTTCTTGAAAGGGCTCACCATGTTGACGTCTCTGAAACATGAAAACTTGGCAAGACTTAGAGGTTTCTGCTGTTCAAGAGGCCGTGGAGAATGCTTTATCATCTATGATTTTGCTCCCAATGGTAATCTACTGAGCTATCTTGATCTCAAAGATGGTGATACACATGTTCTTGATTGGTCCACAAGAGTCTCCATAGCCAAAGGCATCGCAAAAG GGATTTCTTATCTACATTCATACAAAGGAAGCAAACCCGCATTAGTTCATCAAAACATCTCAGCGGAGAAGGTTCTAATCGACCAACGATACAATCCACTGCTCTCAAACTCAGGTCTCCACACGCTTCTGACAAACGACATTGTCTTCTCTGCACTCAAAGACAGTGCAGCAATGGGCTATCTCGCTCCAGAATACATCACAACAGGACGTTTCACCGAGAAAACCGATGTCTACGCTTTCGGGGTTCTTGTGTTTCAGATCATCTCTGGGAAACAGAAGGTTAGGCATCTTGTTAAGCTTGGAACTGAAGCTTGTAGGTTCAATGATTACATCGATCCAA ATCTTCAAGGAAGGTTCTTTGAATACGAAGCCACAAAGCTAGCTAGAATCGCGTGGCTATGCACTCATGAATCTCCCATTGAAAGACCATCCGTGGAAGCTGTTGTTCATGAGCTCGGGAACTGTAGTAGCTGTCTTTGA
- the LOC104725666 gene encoding hypersensitive-induced response protein 4, producing the protein MGNTYCILGGCIDQASVGVVERWGRFEHIAEPGCHFFNPLAGQWLAGVLSTRINSLDVKIETKTKDNVFVQLVCSIQYRVVKASADDAFYELQNPREQIQAYVFDVVRALVPMMTLDALFEQKGEVAKSVLEELEKVMGAYGYSIEHILMVDILPDPSVRKAMNEINAAQRLQLASVYKGEAEKILQVKRAEAEAEAKYLGGVGVARQRQAITDGLRENILNFSDKVEGTSAKEVMDLIMITQYFDTIRDLGNSSKNTTVFLPHGPGHVRDISDQIRNGMMEAASAQVSEV; encoded by the exons ATGGGGAACACGTATTGTATCCTCGGTGGTTGTATTGATCAAGCGAGCGTTGGTGTGGTTGAACGTTGGGGTCGATTCGAGCATATAGCTGAGCCAGGTTGTCATTTCTTTAACCCTCTCGCTGGTCAATGGCTCGCCGGAGTTTTATCCACTAGGATCAACTCTCTTGATGTCAAGATTGAAACCAAAACTAAG GATAATGTGTTTGTGCAGCTGGTTTGTTCGATTCAGTACCGTGTAGTGAAAGCTAGTGCTGATGATGCGTTTTATGAGCTTCAAAACCCTAGAGAGCAGATCCAAGCTTATGTCTTTGatg TGGTTAGAGCTTTGGTCCCAATGATGACGCTAGATGCTCTTTTTGAACAAAAGGGTGAAGTTGCCAAGTCTGTTCTTGAGGAGCTTGAGAAG GTGATGGGTGCTTATGGATACAGCATTGAGCACATTCTAATGGTTGACATCCTTCCTGATCCTTCTGTGCGCAAGGCAATGAACGAAATCAATGCAG CCCAAAGGCTCCAGCTCGCGAGTGTTTACAAAGGAGAAGCAGAGAAGATTCTCCAAGTGAAGAGAGCTGAAGCAGAAGCGGAAGCCAAATACTTAGGTGGTGTCGGAGTGGCTAGACAGAGGCAAGCAATCACAGACGGATTGAGGGAGAACATATTGAACTTCTCTGACAAAGTAGAAGGCACATCAGCCAAAGAAGTGATGGACTTGATCATGATCACACAGTACTTTGACACTATAAGAGACCTTGGAAATTCGTCAAAGAACACAACAGTGTTTCTTCCTCACGGACCAGGACATGTGAGGGACATCAGTGACCAGATACGCAATGGTATGATGGAGGCGGCTAGTGCTCAGGTTAGCGAAGTCTAG
- the LOC104725667 gene encoding uncharacterized protein LOC104725667 produces MSDLLANVDSPITERSLVIHMLNELSEKFDNIHNVIKHKSPFPSFAAARSMLLLEEEHLNKPSKQVTSAPLGISTPHLLYTDASPATPSSYPATNNRNSSPQHFPPQTNRGHHNRGRGRGRNTGYRGRGRHNPHHNSWMPQPPSYWPAPPPHQQWNQQQWRPSPMAYHVSTTLPPNTSILGAYPPAVPQGPPMPTVIPPNIAQAFGTMTLQNPQDSNWYMDTVATAHIPSEPGTLLSVFNSSTIPSITVGNGSSLPTTSIGYHYLPSKTRPLHLNNVLVCPSIIKNLVSIRQFTTDNWVSIEFDPFGFLVKDLSTRTPLLRCDSSGSLYSITNSSTPLTSPQDFLSTSVSSTVWHRRLGHPGNSILNSLISTGSIKCSKPDSSLCHACQLGKHIHLPFDNSDLIISEPFQIIHSDVWTSPVSSISGIKYYVIS; encoded by the coding sequence atgTCTGATCTGCTTGCTAATGTCGATTCTCCTATCACTGAGCGTTCATTGGTGATCCATATGCTTAATGAACTTTCTGAGAAATTTGACAATATTCACAATGTCATCAAACACAAGTCACCGTTTCCTTCGTTTGCTGCTGCACGATCTATGTTGCTTCTAGAGGAGGAGCATCTCAACAAACCCTCCAAACAGGTAACCTCTGCACCTCTTGGTATCTCTACACCTCATCTGCTCTACACCGACGCGAGTCCTGCAACGCCTTCGTCATACCCTGCGACCAACAATCGCAACTCATCTCCGCAACACTTCCCTCCTCAAACCAACCGTGGACACCACAACAGGGGGCGAGGTCGTGGTCGCAACACCGGGtatcgtggtcgtggtcggcaCAACCCTCACCACAACTCATGGATGCCGCAACCACCATCGTACTGGCCTGCTCCCCCTCCACACCAACAGTGGAATCAACAACAGTGGCGTCCATCCCCCATGGCGTATCATGTTTCCACTACTCTGCCTCCCAATACTAGCATCCTCGGAGCTTATCCTCCAGCCGTGCCACAAGGACCTCCGATGCCAACTGTTATTCCACCCAACATTGCTCAAGCTTTTGGCACCATGACACTGCAGAATCCGCAGGATTCCAATTGGTATATGGATACCGTTGCCACGGCACACATCCCGTCGGAACCAGGTACCTTACTTTCTGTTTTTAATTCGAGCACCATTCCCTCTATAACTGTTGGTAACGGATCCTCTCTTCCCACAACTTCTATTGGCTATCACTATCTTCCTTCTAAGACCAGACCTCTCCACCTTAATAATGTCCTTGTTTGCCCCTCTATCATTAAAAATCTTGTGTCTATTCGTCAGTTTACCACAGATAATTGGGTTTCCATTGAATTTGATCCCTTCGGTTTTCTCGTTAAGGACTTGAGCACACGGACACCACTTCTCCGATGTGACAGCTCGGGCTCCCTCTACTCCATCACCAACTCGTCCACCCCTCTCACCTCTCCTCAAGATTTTCTGTCTACTTCCGTCAGTTCCACCGTGTGGCACCGTCGCCTTGGCCACCCGGGGAACTCTATTTTAAATTCTCTGATATCTACTGGTTCAATAAAATGTTCAAAACCAGATTCTTCTCTTTGTCATGCTTGTCAACTTGGGAAACACATTCACCTTCCTTTTGATAACTCTGATTTAATTATTTCTGAACCATTTCAAATAATACACTCCGATGTATGGACCTCACCGGTTTCCAGCATCAGTGGGAtcaaatattatgtcatttctTGA
- the LOC109127497 gene encoding uncharacterized protein LOC109127497 — MIDSVLELVNKTTSNSLFMFLFCNFIIILILMGNYKPGSQDKSNPGSLMFSDSVLSSKPGFENFVLKSELNVSPKPGVETPVLSSKPGFENSVLKYESNVSPKPGYEKSGLISEPVSSYKPGFQKSVLVPKSNLTSKPGLQEPGLISKSTLSSKPAGSEQSLTSKPGLGLSEKDEKGNLGLEEENESEMEVVLRRRVEEFIRKVNTQWKSENTKSN, encoded by the coding sequence ATGATAGATTCAGTTTTGGAGCTTGTCAACAAGACTACTTCCAATTCTTTATTCATGTTCCTTTTCtgcaacttcatcatcatcttaatCCTCATGGGCAACTATAAACCGGGTTCTCAAGACAAATCAAATCCCGGTTCCCTGATGTTCTCTGACTCGGTTCTCTCTTCCAAGCCCGGTTTTGAAAATTTCGTGTTGAAATCTGAGTTGAATGTCTCTCCCAAACCCGGTGTTGAAACACCGGTTCTCTCTTCCAAGCCCGGTTTTGAAAATTCCGTGTTGAAATATGAGTCGAATGTCTCTCCCAAACCCGGTTATGAGAAATCTGGTTTAATCTCTGAGCCAGTTTCCTCTTACAAACCCGGTTTTCAAAAATCCGTTTTGGTACCTAAGTCGAATCTTACCTCTAAGCCCGGTTTACAAGAACCAGGGCTGATATCTAAGTCAACTCTCTCCTCCAAACCAGCCGGTTCTGAGCAATCGTTAACGTCAAAACCCGGTTTAGGTTTATCGGAGAAGGACGAGAAAGGGAACTTAGGactagaagaagagaatgaaagcGAAATGGAGGTTGTGCTTCGAAGACGAGTTGAAGAATTTATTCGTAAAGTTAATACTCAATGGAAATCAGAGAACACTAAGAGTAATTAA